One Thalassotalea sediminis DNA segment encodes these proteins:
- a CDS encoding DUF2059 domain-containing protein — protein sequence MKKALLLPLMVFTFSTAALAQNKPIDEMFKVMSMDKQMSGGFEAMLPMIDQMTIKFKLDSEQKEELKNVFRTWFNEDLDREKMKNEFKRLYASNFTDAEIVKITEFYKTPVGVKFLEKSSHLMQQGAQIGMEEAQAKQAKLMERMQAFLVKHDIKQ from the coding sequence ATGAAAAAAGCATTGTTGTTGCCACTTATGGTGTTTACGTTTTCCACGGCTGCTTTGGCGCAAAACAAACCTATTGATGAAATGTTCAAGGTAATGTCGATGGACAAACAAATGTCAGGCGGTTTTGAGGCAATGTTGCCAATGATTGATCAAATGACAATAAAATTTAAATTGGACAGTGAACAAAAGGAAGAACTTAAAAATGTTTTTCGAACTTGGTTTAATGAAGACCTCGATCGTGAAAAAATGAAAAATGAATTTAAAAGGCTATATGCCAGTAACTTTACCGATGCAGAAATTGTTAAAATTACCGAGTTTTATAAAACACCCGTCGGTGTAAAGTTTCTAGAAAAGTCATCGCATTTAATGCAGCAAGGGGCTCAAATTGGCATGGAAGAGGCTCAAGCTAAACAAGCAAAATTAATGGAACGTATGCAAGCATTCTTAGTGAAACACGATATAAAGCAATAG
- a CDS encoding DUF1697 domain-containing protein produces MEKFVVLFRGINVGGNNLLPMKALVPLLEDNHYQNISTYIQSGNVVLESQEDPTVNIQNIVTNHFGFTPKVISFKEDEWLNAFDNNPYTAFEGKFVHLYFCNNTIVLDSEKLTKYISHSEQYHINDNVFYLHAPDGIGRSKLIANIERCLQQDATGRNLNTVKKLSSMLNQQE; encoded by the coding sequence ATGGAAAAATTTGTTGTATTATTTAGAGGAATAAACGTTGGTGGCAATAATCTGCTACCAATGAAAGCTCTCGTACCGTTACTTGAAGACAATCATTATCAAAATATTTCAACATATATTCAGAGTGGTAATGTAGTACTTGAAAGCCAAGAAGACCCAACGGTTAACATTCAAAACATTGTAACGAACCACTTTGGATTTACACCCAAGGTGATTTCTTTTAAAGAAGATGAATGGTTAAATGCCTTTGATAATAACCCTTACACAGCATTTGAAGGTAAATTTGTACATCTTTATTTTTGTAATAATACTATTGTGTTAGATAGCGAGAAACTAACTAAGTACATTTCACATTCTGAACAATATCACATTAACGATAATGTGTTTTATCTGCACGCGCCCGATGGCATAGGCAGATCTAAATTAATTGCAAATATAGAACGTTGTTTGCAGCAAGATGCTACTGGTCGTAATTTGAATACCGTAAAAAAACTTAGCTCGATGTTAAATCAACAGGAGTAA
- a CDS encoding GNAT family N-acetyltransferase — protein MKIRRLEPSDSHDLYEIYSFSSVTENTSQVPFLNTEIVTQLFNHPEHYTLVAEKDSKVVGHITLLLTNKVRDKHSAGLAIAVHPDTHGKGIGKALLLEAINQADNWLNLIRLELEVHSDNQAAIALYERVGFSIEGTKRLSTFKNGKYIDMQLMARIRPDHN, from the coding sequence ATGAAAATTAGACGTTTAGAACCCTCAGATAGTCATGACTTGTATGAAATATATAGTTTTTCATCGGTTACAGAGAACACGTCTCAGGTGCCTTTCTTGAACACAGAAATCGTAACACAACTATTTAACCATCCAGAGCACTACACTTTAGTCGCTGAAAAAGACTCAAAGGTTGTCGGACACATTACGCTGTTATTAACGAATAAGGTGCGAGATAAGCATAGTGCTGGTTTAGCAATAGCAGTGCACCCAGATACACATGGCAAGGGTATTGGCAAAGCGTTATTACTTGAAGCCATAAACCAAGCAGATAATTGGCTCAACCTAATACGATTAGAGTTAGAAGTGCATTCAGACAATCAGGCAGCAATAGCATTATATGAGCGTGTAGGTTTTAGTATTGAAGGCACTAAAAGGTTAAGTACCTTTAAAAATGGTAAGTATATAGATATGCAGCTTATGGCTAGAATTAGACCCGATCATAATTAA
- a CDS encoding DUF2157 domain-containing protein, producing MNFNKKNLDDAVNENIISLAQAEKLIEFLEKQPTITPKFDFTHVLYYIGGMIAIGAMTLFMNLGWESFGGVGIFFISLFYGAVGLKLTNVFKAKGLAIPAGICGTFVIALTPLAVYGLQQALGVWPDESVYREYHRYIKWHWLYMELSTLAVGAIIAWKYKYPFLIMPIAVTLWYLTMDVAVMINGGDYSWELRKLVSMYSGLLMIALAFWVDIRSRNKADYSFWLYLFGVIAFWGGMSLQHSDSELSKFLYFTINLFMIFAGVLIVRRVFVVFGAIGCSGYIGHLASTIFQDSWLFPITLTLLGLFVIYLGVLWQKNESLITKKARGFLPVALRELLVSKHG from the coding sequence AAAAACAGCCAACCATTACCCCTAAGTTTGATTTTACCCACGTTCTTTATTACATAGGCGGGATGATTGCAATTGGCGCAATGACACTTTTTATGAACTTAGGTTGGGAGTCTTTCGGCGGTGTTGGCATATTCTTTATTTCTTTATTTTATGGTGCCGTTGGCTTAAAACTGACTAATGTATTTAAAGCGAAAGGGTTAGCAATTCCTGCTGGTATTTGTGGTACGTTTGTTATCGCGTTAACACCATTAGCGGTTTACGGACTGCAGCAAGCACTAGGCGTTTGGCCTGATGAAAGTGTTTATCGCGAATACCACCGATATATAAAATGGCATTGGCTTTACATGGAATTAAGTACCTTAGCAGTAGGGGCTATTATTGCTTGGAAATATAAATATCCTTTCTTAATCATGCCTATTGCCGTTACGCTTTGGTACTTAACCATGGATGTTGCCGTAATGATCAATGGCGGGGATTATAGCTGGGAGCTAAGAAAATTAGTTTCTATGTATTCAGGGTTACTTATGATAGCACTCGCTTTTTGGGTGGATATTAGATCGCGCAATAAAGCGGACTATTCATTTTGGCTATATCTTTTTGGCGTCATCGCTTTTTGGGGCGGCATGTCACTTCAACATTCAGATAGTGAATTGTCTAAGTTTCTATATTTTACCATTAACCTTTTCATGATCTTTGCCGGCGTGCTCATTGTAAGAAGGGTGTTTGTTGTTTTTGGGGCAATTGGCTGTTCTGGTTACATAGGACATTTAGCGTCAACTATATTTCAAGACAGTTGGTTATTTCCTATCACACTAACACTGCTTGGGTTGTTCGTGATTTATTTGGGTGTGCTTTGGCAAAAAAATGAATCGCTCATTACAAAAAAAGCGAGAGGCTTTTTGCCTGTAGCATTACGTGAATTATTAGTTTCTAAGCACGGGTAA